Part of the Candidatus Brocadia sinica JPN1 genome, CATGCCGGACGGGGTGGTTGGACTCGGTTTATCGCAGAGTCTGTCATAGTTCTCTGCTTTCTCGGCCAGTATCAGGATGGCTTGAATCGCATCCTCTCTGTCCATCTCTAAAATGGCTATGGCTTCATCCCTGGTCATGAACAAGAAACCTCTGGAAATTTCTCTGAAGAGGATACAGGTAGAGTTCCTTAGGCTGTCCATGATACTGATAAGTATTGCCCCGTTTTGCACTCCCTTGGGTTTTTCCAACACGAATCCAATTGGCTGCCTGATAGCAGGTGCCTTGAAACCGTGCGGTATCAACAAAGGTTTCAGCCAAATACACGGGATGGCCATAGACGGATTTCCAGTCATGTGACAAACGCCTCAGGGCGATGGATAATACCTTGGATGCAAGGTGTTTGATCATAACCCAGGATGGAATGAGAAATCGCACGTTACTTGCAATCAAATGCAAGTGTGTCCGTTTGGTAGACTCATCCCATCCGATGAAACGATCACGGTCTTTGACCTTCCATGCGGCACTTGCCCATCCAAGACAGGCAACGACCTGATTACCGATACGTACGATGTGCCTGATGTGTTCGCCAACAAGCCGGGGACATCCGAGGTAGTGGTAGTGATAAAGGAGATAACCCCAGAGGTACCTCTCTTGATGATCTCTTACCACCTGGATCGTCGGGGTTTCATACTCGGTGATGGCACCTTCCAGTGTTCTTTTGACAAAAAGGGGTATCTGATCAAAGACCTTAGGTTTGAGATTGTTTTTTGGCCGTATGCGTGGCGGAAGCAAAACCAATCCCTGCTCTTCCAATCTCAGAAGGAGGTCTCGTGCTGCGTATTCTTTCAACTT contains:
- a CDS encoding Druantia anti-phage system protein DruA → MKPILFHYRSRELHADDIAFIKALTERHFLRGRSYISRELCKSWNWMQPNGKLKEYAARDLLLRLEEQGLVLLPPRIRPKNNLKPKVFDQIPLFVKRTLEGAITEYETPTIQVVRDHQERYLWGYLLYHYHYLGCPRLVGEHIRHIVRIGNQVVACLGWASAAWKVKDRDRFIGWDESTKRTHLHLIASNVRFLIPSWVMIKHLASKVLSIALRRLSHDWKSVYGHPVYLAETFVDTARFQGTCYQAANWIRVGKTQGSAKRGNTYQYHGQPKELYLYPLQRNFQRFLVHDQG